The Phaeodactylum tricornutum CCAP 1055/1 chromosome 8, whole genome shotgun sequence genome has a window encoding:
- a CDS encoding predicted protein, whose translation MEGEGRRWTCEACGCNTNQAAITACSICGTSNNSGGPTGLPRGGAAFAARAGWFARGLGGVRRGIMDSDTGNEEDDLWESVVDGAVDRAGDDQENAMESLAMDISGLAARSRLEADAGAFDNSSRQRFLEASRAFSSDRDAPPVNPEDLMRIATENAPKYQPQWATLAQMAPRARAGNGIEVVEDEHRNVAHLPDGVGEGLAIRTSNPLPYRETFGTDTESSTEPKRSFGFRVAFDHPHCEAGGNMGGCHLVGVTTPAFTSYGESKALHHTPYFWGMEDSGKKYEGSRYGQSRRGSRRLATSNYSVQLGPQEASMNAANVLFGSRDVVTVICDLDSRTLTYWRNKVPLGTLVTNLPRGGNLFPVAVPFNCGVTVAITGMGGDPLPLDWQNKVLLKEENIRAELKARRLILFDERRLSEKVVNILKSIFSMYERYNANDHGMEETGLGLEYTAAARLWYRCGLRLANLDSLMGPRYTNRKVVFQDFFELVEKVVAEDYVVAPSVFSFKERSDAFCQIGDKVQLVEDFEKYLDEPGGPLRPGERGIVVQVQEGLNGCRRSIRVLHNGRRWWYPPKAIVSERSGLVESPAVWFLRRIFRSHGYDLLTLESLSGKPIDPSFCEVGDFVIPKKSVKNEKFLPSSALEKPFARIAGDTPLGLSTWTSLRADPGSVTVEFVERRFGESVGTNPTDPSGATCVRKIRSSKLMYGDWSIAESKFQDTSVLTYEVDSCCGEQDSCFTNNATISGKAHAEIAGLARLEKPAIEAVLRECKRSSETLSSLFSNGLPDALLKAIDSAERQMNSLEPREDLAERISAVGCLVMYLANQFFKEPHIDTANSLAKLSGDSRKSDSFRSHSSHITPDQFGQIHLNAPIQQEDSHDGPRLSVSLQQRRNVLLSLMSRARGSNPSYLSEMLEQGNQSMARELAMGQIPPPFGSVRDLQPFGFGPARHVEDGAWDLAANLTRGNEHDRLENSNCSGGEDNSGVAEASRPCKASCSPMFLDSVLRCRGETSAGNPISEKGSGASQCLFASHLISKGLLTGDLAWVKAETEAEAKKSHSASLQRTSTISRYLVDEEGTPILRLAIVLGCSPPLLGHLVSCGAFVGVEEMRRAAETGQSQVLAYLMRYHPFPEGFVDLDICSPEVRRVLCDAKRRQEEMNEKMRTDGGDFITNLLGRLVMVCLSARRHQNVRLITCSRSIADLLAGNVLLRALQHAQTRESSLRDSEHNDAEDLSGRFSVEDTFSEMASAPNGLLGSVPLAVLHRWLMGDSGWLTVFLQLIEDFLCCKDTADIAAGLSFLCTLLERLPGLRSSQELRLYGMHEFVVFHDTLASKRLDSILARQQTQSLKCIEHEEIIESTPNISRDNSNFVVLCPKRHCAVLHITRHASFRCDLCGNGVERGRPMHGCRECDWDACGECMDKAESGLVKCQTIRDLASTCHRLLGATESTVEKHEVRVTDIDNLAERLVKRDVTALKDLAKILNAPGGVSFHQFLVHILPALHVACLGCSDDAAFVRSSLDRRTKRARFIGCPSTLSTKYTPLLQKAPNRTFCECFAQTFFGSVAHVGNDGDRDLDEGTAMVTDVVEASELVRRLHQTITFHESIPIVPGFVEKPGQSGFGSQLQRLKKPIEIALLPSHFEGTDLERDCEIGVFAEPLVSMADLELHVLRTYPCRHPRYSSFSSRLALDKAIIVERPVCEANTDWKIAQIVGYDERIGAHCVRYASKPKQGPLGCSLRLHQANLSDLLEFEYDGDEIKLVLAAREYFILHRPCVLATRVLSPEICEGTIVDETEISSDHTKDLKRSIGKRVESNCISGEQWKIFTLVSSDNKDKNPHESYTLVSDEGAVYCGVRAHRIRVAKTDVGNAYSHGRVGNAIDGREALNQAFPFLSTRQRTDFGIENDSQSFGPVVGTLKRNWSALSLVDSMRPIELNSSLQTTNTFETTPSELVIWKCIIGITEYQIASSRRVIELPTRLKVTFSPHTKLPGIDLGENDTTIIAAFQKIHERHPAMQEWPLEQECKLFFSIQEIEASPSSFLDKELLTSKHFASHGATVSAIDSLVDETWIGESTKRHRNASSGSIESFSDPPGLGLCAGLGDACVQTMDLISVLASFIGIRTGPLEEDDPDLSSLANTTLSKKLSDQLDDPISVVGGALPDWCTLAPFYAPRVFSYTSRRMLLERVAFGISRGTLKQQEAKVNIGRLRQRMAALRGRAVELVGEAFSGGAEDPTALQLQADELYGMEEALAARVRAAFRSAKWQEHSLQVAKAAVRRDFLLADATVVMEKYANDEAICRRRLEVRFEGESGFDAAAGDEAGVTRGFYADVAEALLSSDAVAGVFCATNCSVPVNALLKTQTWDIAAIERESLKLPLWIPDMDSGGQIVIPTPRSDKRSGLGVYPRPLPKYHPQMREVLSRFRFIGRLFAAAIRDGFMFPLPLSSAFLKLVQW comes from the exons ATGGAGGGGGAAGGGAGACGCTGGACCTGCGAGGCATGTGGGTGCAATACGAATCAAGCTGCGATCACGGCCTGCTCAATCTGTGGAACATCCAACAACTCTGGAG GACCTACTGGTCTACCGCGTGGCGGAGCAGCCTTCGCAGCACGGGCTGGATGGTTTGCTCGCGGACTCGGCGGTGTTCGTCGCGGAATCATGGATAGTGATACGggaaacgaagaagacgatttATGGGAAAGCGTCGTGGACGGCGCAGTGGATAGGGCCGGAGACGACCAAGAGAACGCAATGGAATCGCTCGCTATGGATATATCGGGGTTGGCTGCGCGTAGTCGATTGGAAGCCGATGCAGGTGCTTTCGACAACTCCAGTCGACagcgctttttggaagccagTAGGGCATTTTCTTCCGATCGAGATGCTCCACCAGTAAATCCAGAGGACTTGATGCGCATTGCCACAGAGAATGCTCCAAAGTACCAACCTCAATGGGCCACTTTAGCTCAGATGGCACCACGTGCCAGAGCCGGAAATGGTATTGAGGTGGTGGAGGACGAGCACCGGAACGTAGCTCATTTGCCTGATGGCGTTGGCGAAGGTCTTGCTATCCGTACCTCCAATCCCCTGCCTTATCGAGAAACATTCGGTACAGACACAGAATCTAGTACAGAGCCAAAACGATCCTTTGGCTTTCGGGTGGCATTTGACCATCCACACTGTGAGGCCGGAGGAAATATGGGTGGCTGCCATTTGGTCGGCGTAACAACACCCGCTTTTACCTCTTACGGTGAGTCCAAAGCATTGCATCACACACCGTACTTTTGGGGGATGGAAGATAGTGGTAAAAAGTACGAGGGATCCCGCTACGGTCAATCGCGTCGAGGCAGTCGAAGGTTGGCGACGAGCAACTATTCCGTTCAGCTTGGACCTCAAGAAGCTTCAATGAATGCCGCAAACGTTTTGTTCGGTTCCCGTGATGTTGTTACTGTCATTTGCGATTTGGACTCCCGAACGCTGACATACTGGCGGAACAAAGTACCTCTTGGGACACTTGTCACAAACTTACCGCGAGGTGGAAACCTCTTTCCTGTTGCTGTCCCGTTCAATTGCGGTGTGACGGTGGCCATAACCGGAATGGGTGGAGATCCTCTACCACT TGATTGGCAAAATAAAGTCCTTTTAAAGGAGGAAAATATTCGTGCTGAGCTAAAGGCTCGGAGATTGATACTCTTCGACGAAAGAAGGCTCTCAGAAAAGGTGGTAAACATTTTGAAATCTATATTTTCCATGTACGAAAGGTATAACGCAAACGACCATGGGATGGAGGAAACAGGGCTTGGTCTGGAATATACGGCAGCGGCTCGTCTTTGGTACAGGTGTGGGTTACGGCTTGCTAATCTTGATTCCCTTATGGGTCCTCGTTACACGAACCGTAAGGTAGTCTTTCAAGATTTTTTTGAGCTAGTGGAAAAGGTTGTTGCCGAAGATTACGTGGTAGCTCCATCggtattttctttcaaaGAAAGGAGCGACGCTTTTTGCCAA ATTGGAGATAAAGTCCAACTTGTTGAGGATTTCGAAAAATATCTCGATGAACCTGGCGGACCACTTCGTCCTGGCGAGAGAGGAATAGTTGTCCAAGTACAGGAGGGGCTTAATGGATGCCG GCGCTCGATACGGGTTTTGCACAATGGCCGAAGGTGGTGGTACCCTCCAAAAGCAATTGTGTCGGAGCGATCAGGACTCGTCGAGTCGCCGGCTGTATGGTTTCTTCGCCGAATTTTTCGATCACACGGCTACGACCTTCTGACATTAGAATCGTTATCGGGTAAGCCGATTGATCCTTCATTTTGTGAGGTAGGTGACTTTGTCATACCCAAAAAGTCAGTAAAAAACGAAAAGTTTTTACCATCTAGTGCACTGGAGAAACCTTTTGCCCGCATTGCAGGAGACACACCCTTGGGACTCTCAACGTGGACTTCGCTAAGAGCTGACCCAGGATCGGTGACCGTTGAGTTTGTAGAAAGGAGATTTGGAGAGTCTGTTGGCACAAACCCAACGGATCCATCAGGAGCAACTTGTGTCAGAAAAATTCGTTCATCAAAACTCATGTACGGTGACTGGTCAATCGCGGAGTCTAAATTCCAAGACACTTCAGTGCTCACCTATGAGGTAGATTCCTGCTGTGGTGAGCAGGATTCTTGCTTCACTAATAATGCAACGATAAGTGGTAAGGCTCATGCAGAAATTGCTGGGTTGGCTCGTTTGGAAAAGCCTGCGATCGAGGCTGTTTTAAGAGAGTGCAAGAGGAGCTCAGAGACTCTGTCTAGCCTTTTTTCGAACGGTCTTCCAGATGCCCTTCTAAAAGCAATCGATTCCGCCGAACGGCAAATGAATAGTCTTGAACCAAGGGAGGACCTGGCAGAGCGTATTTCTGCTGTGGGATGTCTGGTGATGTACTTGGCTAACCAATTTTTCAAGGAACCCCATATCGACACAGCCAATTCGCTTGCTAAACTGAGTGGTGATTCGAGAAAATCAGATTCTTTCCGAAGCCATTCGTCGCACATAACCCCGGATCAGTTTGGGCAGATACATTTAAACGCGCCTATACAACAAGAAGACAGTCACGATGGACCAAGACTTAGTGTTTCGCTCCAGCAGAGAAGGAACGTTTTGCTGTCACTAATGTCTAGAGCTCGCGGAAGCAACCCGAGCTACTTGAGCGAGATGCTGGAGCAAGGCAATCAGAGCATGGCTCGAGAACTGGCAATGGGTCAAATTCCGCCCCCTTTTGGCTCGGTACGTGATCTACAGCCGTTCGGCTTCGGTCCCGCAAGACATGTAGAGGATGGCGCCTGGGATTTAGCTGCCAATTTAACAAGAGGTAATGAACACGACCGACTCGAAAATTCAAATTGCTCTGGTGGTGAAGATAATAGCGGTGTGGCGGAAGCCTCTCGACCGTGTAAAGCGTCGTGTTCACCTATGTTCCTGGATTCTGTCCTTCGATGCCGAGGCGAGACCAGCGCTGGAAACCCAATTTCAGAGAAAGGAAGTGGAGCCAGTCAGTGTCTGTTTGCCAGTCACCTGATATCAAAGGGGCTTCTTACAGGCGATCTTGCATGGGTTAAGGCTGAAACAGAAGCAGAGGCCAAAAAGAGTCATTCTGCTTCGCTACAACGGACATCGACAATCTCTAGATACCTAGTCGATGAAGAAGGTACCCCGATATTGCGTTTAGCAATAGTGCTTGGGTGCTCACCTCCATTGCTCGGTCATCTCGTATCTTGTGGGGCCTTTGTCGGTGTAGAGGAAATGCGAAGAGCAGCGGAAACTGGGCAATCCCAGGTTCTCGCATATCTGATGCGGTATCATCCCTTTCCAGAAGGCTTCGTTGACTTGGACATCTGTTCACCAGAGGTTCGTCGCGTTCTCTGTGATGCTAAGCGGcgccaagaagaaatgaatgAAAAGATGAGAACCGACGGTGGAGATTTTATTACCAACCTTTTAGGGCGCCTTGTCATGGTTTGTTTGTCTGCTCGTCGGCATCAGAACGTCCGTCTAATCACTTGTAGCAGATCTATTGCTGACCTTTTGGCAGGAAACGTCCTTCTTCGAGCACTCCAACATGCTCAGACTCGCGAAAGCAGCCTTCGTGATAGTGAGCACAACGATGCTGAAGACCTGAGTGGCCGCTTCTCAGTAGAAGACACTTTCTCGGAAATGGCCTCCGCTCCAAATGGTCTGTTGGGCTCTGTGCCCCTCGCAGTCTTGCATCGTTGGCTAATGGGTGATTCAGGATGGTTGACTGTATTTCTTCAATTGATTGAAGATTTTCTTTGCTGTAAGGACACGGCGGACATTGCGGCAGGCTTGAGCTTTTTATGCACACTGCTGGAACGGCTCCCAGGTTTGAGATCATCTCAAGAGCTACGTTTGTACGGCATGCATGAGTTTGTTGTATTCCACGACACTTTGGCTTCAAAGCGCCTTGACAGTATCCTTGCAAGGCAACAGACGCAGTCATTAAAATGTATTGAGCACGAAGAAATCATCGAAAGTACGCCTAACATTTCAAGGGATaattcaaattttgtggtTCTCTGCCCGAAGCGGCATTGTGCCGTTCTTCACATTACACGTCACGCTTCGTTTCGGTGCGATTTGTGTGGGAACGGGGTTGAGAGAGGAAGGCCTATGCACGGATGCAGAGAATGTGATTGGGACGCTTGTGGCGAGTGTATGGATAAAGCAGAGAGCGGGTTGGTTAAATGTCAAACTATAAGAGATCTTGCATCCACATGCCACAGGTTGCTGGGTGCAACAGAATCCACGGTTGAGAAGCATGAGGTTAGAGTCACTGATATCGATAATTTGGCGGAGAGGCTAGTCAAGAGGGACGTCACCGCTCTTAAGGACTTGGCAAAGATCCTCAACGCTCCAGGTGGAGTCTCATTTCATCAATTTCTCGTACATATTTTGCCAGCTCTCCACGTTGCATGCCTGGGCTGTTCAGATGACGCCGCCTTTGTCCGTTCGAGTCTAGATCGACGCACAAAAAGAGCGCGTTTCATTGGATGCCCTTCAACATTATCCACCAAGTACACACCGCTGTTGCAGAAAGCTCCAAATAGAACGTTCTGCGAATGCTTTGCGCAGACTTTTTTTGGATCTGTTGCGCATGTGGGGAACGATGGAGATCGAGACCTCGACGAGGGTACTGCTATGGTTACCGACGTCGTTGAAGCATCGGAGCTTGTACGGAGACTGCATCAAACAATCACTTTTCACGAAAGCATTCCCATAGTGCCTGGCTTCGTCGAGAAGCCAGGCCAATCGGGTTTTGGCAGCCAATTGCAGAGACTTAAGAAGCCGATCGAGATAGCGCTACTGCCATCGCATTTCGAAGGGACTGATCTTGAGCGCGATTGCGAAATTGGCGTGTTCGCTGAGCCTCTTGTTTCAATGGCGGATCTAGAGCTTCATGTTCTGCGGACCTACCCGTGTCGCCATCCACGCTATTCATCATTCTCTTCACG TCTTGCTTTGGATAAGGCGATAATTGTTGAAAGACCAGTGTGCGAAGCGAATACAGACTGGAAAATTGCACAGATTGTGGGGTACGATGAGCGCATTGGAGCTCATTGCGTCCGCTATGCATCTAAGCCAAAGCAAGGACCACTTGGCTGTTCGCTACGATTGCATCAAGCCAATCTAAGTGATCTCTTGGAGTTCGAATATGATGGCGACGAAATTAAACTGGTCCTGGCAGCTCGGGAATACTTTATTCTTCACAGACCTTGCGTGCTTGCCACCAGGGTGCTCAGTCCCGAGATCTGTGAAGGAACGATTGTCGATGAAACCGAGATTTCATCCGATCATACGAAAGATCTGAAACGGTCGATTGGCAAGCGTGTCGAGAGCAATTGTATTTCAGGGGAACAATGGAAGATTTTCACGCTCGTTTCATCGGATAACAAAGACAAGAACCCTCACGAATCGTATACACTAGTATCCGATGAAGGGGCTGTGTACTGTGGTGTTCGTGCGCATCGGATTCGTGTAGCGAAGACCGATGTAGGCAATGCCTACTCACACGGAAGGGTTGGGAACGCAATAGACGGGCGGGAAGCGCTGAATCAGgcgtttccttttttgtcTACACGTCAACGAACTGACTTTGGAATCGAAAATGACAGTCAAAGCTTTGGTCCTGTGGTTGGCACTTTAAAAAGGAATTGGTCCGCGTTGTCGCTTGTAGATTCGATGCGTCCCATTGAATTGAACTCCAGCCTTCAGACGACAAATACGTTCGAGACGACCCCTTCTGAGCTCGTCATTTGGAAATGCATTATTGGCATCACAGAATACCAAATTGCATCGTCACGCCGGGTAATTGAGCTTCCAACAAGACTCAAGGTAACATTTAGCCCCCACACGAAGCTCCCCGGAATCGACTTGGGAGAAAATGACACTACTATTATTGCTGCGTTCCAAAAAATCCACGAGCGTCACCCGGCTATGCAGGAATGGCCCCTTGAGCAAGAATGCAAGCTCTTCTTTTCTATCCAGGAAATTGAGGCGTCTCCGTCGTCTTTTCTCGACAAAGAGTTACTGACATCAAAACACTTTGCTAGCCATGGAGCGACAGTTTCCGCAATAGACTCCCTTGTTGATGAAACCTGGATAGGCGAGTCTACCAAGAGGCATCGAAATGCTAGCTCCGGATCTATCGAGTCTTTCTCTGACCCTCCGGGCTTGGGACTTTGCGCTGGCTTGGGTGATGCATGTGTCCAAACCATGGACTTGATTAGTGTTCTCGCGAGCTTTATTGGGATTAGAACCGGTCCGCTGGAGGAGGACGATCCGGacctttcttctttggcgaaCACGACGTTGTCCAAAAAGCTCTCAGATCAACTAGACGACCCTATTTCCGTTGTCGGTGGCGCGCTTCCTGATTGGTGCACTCTCGCTCCATTCTACGCACCTCGTGTTTTCTCCTATACATCCCGTCGCATGCTTTTGGAGCGAGTTGCATTCGGCATATCGAGGGGTACATTGAAACAGCAGGAGGCAAAAGTGAATATAGGGCGGCTTCGACAACGAATGGCCGCTCTGCGAGGTCGAGCTGTAGAGCTTGTGGGGGAAGCGTTCTCTGGCGGCGCTGAAGACCCAACAGCCCTGCAGCTGCAAGCTGATGAACTCTATGGCATGGAGGAAGCTCTTGCTGCCCGCGTTCGTGCTGCTTTTAGATCTGCAAAATGGCAAGAGCACTCGCTTCAAGTTGCGAAAGCAGCCGTGCGTCGTGATTTTTTGTTAGCCGATGCGACGGTGGTCATGGAAAAGTACGCGAACGACGAGGCAATTTGCCGTCGAAGACTGGAAGTCCGTTTTGAGGGAGAATCCGGCtttgatgctgctgctgggGACGAGGCCGGAGTAACTCGAGGTTTTTACGCTGACGTGGCCGAAGCCTTGTTGTCTAGCGACGCCGTCGCTGGCGTGTTTTGTGCCACAAACTGTTCTGTTCCAGTCAATGCATTGCTTAAGACGCAGACTTGGGACATCGCAGCAATAGAACGGGAATCACTTAAATTACCGCTGTGGATCCCGGATATGGATAGCGGGGGGCAAATTGTTATCCCTACCCCTCGATCCGACAAACGAAGCGGACTCGGTGTCTACCCTCGACCACTGCCAAAGTATCACCCCCAGATGCGCGAGGTTCTAAGTCGTTTTCGTTTCATTGGTCGGCTTTTTGCTGCAGCAATTCGAGACGGTTTCATGTTTCCCTTACCGTTGAGCTCAGCCTTTCTGAAACTCGTGCA GTGGTGA